In Elaeis guineensis isolate ETL-2024a chromosome 1, EG11, whole genome shotgun sequence, a genomic segment contains:
- the LOC109505524 gene encoding SEED MATURATION PROTEIN 1, translating into MAQGKDDIKYGVAQAKLSEDEMLRMRYKHGTPLEGGKVAESEPVDLFADARRIAGKKDDASRGEGEDNKSSTAKTSGC; encoded by the coding sequence ATGGCACAGGGCAAGGATGATATCAAGTATGGGGTGGCACAGGCAAAGTTATCAGAAGATGAGATGCTGAGGATGAGGTACAAGCATGGCACCCCTCTGGAAGGTGGCAAGGTTGCAGAATCTGAGCCTGTCGATCTCTTCGCTGATGCCCGGAGGATTGCCGGGAAGAAGGATGATGCTTCCAGAGGTGAAGGAGAAGATAACAAGAGTAGCACAGCCAAGACTTCTGGCTGTTGA
- the LOC105036764 gene encoding myb-related protein 308, with protein MGRSPCCEKAHTNKGAWTKEEDQRLIAYIKAHGEGCWRTLPKAAGLLRCGKSCRLRWINYLRPDLKRGNFTEEEDELIIKLHGMLGNKWSLIAGRLPGRTDNEIKNYWNTHIKRKLISRGLDPLTHRPLNGGIQFNTSSRPQLVIMTTEAASKPIDSTEDGRSGGISINEDEDRRLDLNLDLSISLPHPSSKSSTSSEVLMPSTAAEATTPTSVVPPYKQTICLCYHLGFRRSESCSCQTNSNQHVLRYYRPLEEGQHIK; from the exons ATGGGCAGGTCTCCTTGCTGCGAGAAGGCTCACACCAACAAGGGTGCATGGACCAAGGAAGAGGACCAGCGCCTCATCGCCTACATCAAGGCCCATGGCGAAGGCTGCTGGCGGACCCTCCCAAAAGCCGCAG GCTTGCTTCGATGCGGCAAGAGCTGCCGCCTTCGATGGATAAACTACCTCCGGCCGGACCTCAAGCGGGGCAACTTTACTGAGGAGGAGGACGAGCTCATCATCAAACTCCATGGCATGCTTGGAAACAA ATGGTCTCTGATAGCCGGAAGATTACCTGGCCGGACCGATAACGAGATCAAGAACTACTGGAACACCCACATCAAGCGCAAGCTCATCAGCCGTGGTCTCGATCCACTGACCCATCGTCCTCTCAACGGAGGTATCCAATTCAACACCTCCAGCCGGCCACAATTAGTCATCATGACAACTGAGGCAGCCTCGAAGCCGATCGACTCAACCGAGGATGGGCGCAGTGGCGGCATCAGCATCAACGAAGACGAAGACCGACGCCTGGACCTCAACCTCGATCTCTCGATCAGCCTTCCTCACCCTTCATCGAAGTCATCGACTTCATCCGAGGTCTTGATGCCATCCACAGCAGCAGAGGCCACAACACCAACTTCAGTAGTGCCACCTTACAAACAAACCATTTGCTTGTGTTACCATTTGGGGTTCCGAAGAAGCGAATCTTGTAGCTGCCAAACAAATTCTAACCAACATGTTCTTAGATACTATAGACCCTTGGAAGAGGGGCAACACATAAAATAG